From the genome of Polyangiaceae bacterium, one region includes:
- a CDS encoding biliverdin-producing heme oxygenase, whose amino-acid sequence MDCLREATRVEHRRAELLPFAAALAAGNLPLESYVGFLGALLVIHSSLEQATASANDDVVREVWDDSIRQTPRLQRDIAFFQPQKIPKSPVAAIRAQLVAQRIRQRAEVDPLSLLGYLYVFTGATLGGAVLKNQVAHAFGLHGSNGLAYLSSHDDEGDAWKSFRRRMNAASIGETERSRIVEAANEAFASMARIIEALYPFDTTNPTALVQTLNWEAGRHGVPQDEREINAALRAGERSWSRYPYYKWRYGSRGARFTRSDSAWLVTLAGHAPAVMAKQITWLGQVLSARGMPQWLLERHLVVLHEELVAAVPDNASNYDGLLRAAEILGTARRTHVNDEVMAACASTFEQHVGDEWSRKMPEAGSLLAAAVADEKLGITLAVPSVEAWMVDKNRFPDRWIEAVHATIRMARERAR is encoded by the coding sequence ATGGATTGTCTTCGCGAGGCGACGCGTGTCGAGCATCGGCGCGCGGAGCTGCTCCCGTTTGCCGCGGCATTGGCTGCCGGCAACTTGCCGCTCGAGAGTTACGTCGGTTTTCTCGGCGCGCTCTTGGTCATTCATTCGAGTCTCGAGCAGGCGACGGCAAGTGCCAATGATGATGTCGTGCGCGAAGTGTGGGACGATTCTATACGACAAACGCCGCGACTTCAACGTGATATCGCTTTTTTTCAGCCGCAAAAAATCCCCAAGTCACCGGTCGCAGCTATCCGAGCACAACTCGTTGCGCAACGCATTCGTCAACGCGCCGAGGTCGATCCCCTTTCACTTCTCGGATACCTTTATGTATTCACGGGCGCGACGCTCGGTGGCGCGGTCTTGAAAAATCAGGTCGCGCACGCGTTCGGGCTGCATGGTTCGAATGGGCTCGCTTATCTATCAAGTCACGACGACGAAGGCGACGCATGGAAGTCATTCCGGAGGCGCATGAATGCAGCTTCCATTGGGGAAACGGAGCGATCTCGCATCGTGGAAGCAGCCAACGAGGCATTTGCGTCGATGGCGCGTATCATCGAAGCGCTCTATCCGTTCGATACGACAAACCCAACAGCGCTCGTCCAAACGCTCAATTGGGAAGCCGGGCGGCACGGCGTTCCGCAGGATGAACGCGAGATCAATGCGGCGTTGCGCGCAGGCGAGCGAAGCTGGAGTCGCTATCCGTACTACAAATGGCGTTATGGTTCGCGTGGAGCAAGGTTTACGCGAAGCGACAGCGCGTGGCTCGTGACATTGGCAGGACACGCTCCCGCGGTGATGGCAAAACAAATCACATGGCTTGGTCAGGTTTTGTCTGCGCGCGGTATGCCTCAATGGTTGCTCGAACGTCACCTTGTCGTATTGCACGAGGAATTGGTGGCAGCGGTGCCAGACAATGCGAGCAATTACGATGGTTTACTACGAGCAGCGGAAATCCTTGGGACTGCGCGACGAACGCACGTGAACGACGAAGTCATGGCCGCGTGCGCGTCGACATTCGAGCAGCACGTGGGCGATGAATGGAGTCGAAAGATGCCGGAAGCAGGCAGTTTGCTCGCTGCGGCCGTAGCGGACGAAAAACTGGGTATCACGCTCGCCGTACCGAGCGTGGAGGCGTGGATGGTCGACAAAAACCGCTTTCCCGATCGCTGGATCGAGGCGGTTCACGCGACGATTCGTATGGCGCGGGAACGTGCGAGGTAG